Genomic DNA from Chitinophaga lutea:
GGTATCCTGTCGGTGTCACGGATGCGGAACTCACCTACGGTGATCGGTCACCATAGCAACGGCATCGAATGGCCGGGCAAACCGGACGGGGTTGCGGTGTCTTTTGCGGATGCGGTGGTGGGATACGACTTTGTGAAAACCCTGAACCTGCAGGTGAAAGCGGGCCGTGATTTTTCAAGGGCGTACGGGGCGGATTCCTCCGGCTTCCTGGTGAACGAATCGGCGGTGAAGAAGATGGGCCTGGCGGATCCGATCGGCCAGCCCGTTACTTGGGGCAACCGCAAAGGCAGCATCATAGGCGTACTGAAAGATTTTCATTTCAATTCCATGCACCAGGCCATCGAACCGCTGATCGTGCGGCTGGATGAAAATTTCAAATGGGGCACGGTGCTGGTGCGCACGGCGGCGGGCAAAACGCAGGAGGCATTGACCGGCCTGGAGAAACTATCCAAAACAATCAACCCGAAATTTCCTTTTACGTACCAATTTTCCGATCTTGAGTATAACAGGCTGTATAAAAGTGAAGCGGTGGTCAGCAAGCTGGCCGGTGTTTTTGCCTTCCTGGCGATCTTTATTTCCTGCCTGGGCCTGTTCGGGCTGGCGATGTTCACGGCCGAGCAACGCACCAAAGAGATCGGCGTGCGGAAAGTGATGGGGGCATCGGTGCCGGATATCATCCGGTTATTGTCGAAAGACTTCCTGAAACCGGTGGTGATCGCCATGCTGATCGGCTTTCCGTTGGCCTGGTACACGATGTACCGCTGGCTGCAGGGCTTTGCCTATCAAACGGACATGGTGTGGTGGGTATTTGGGCTGGCCGCCTTCGTGACCGTCAGCATCGCCACACTGACGGTGAGCATGCAGAGCCTCCGGGCCGCGTTAACGAACCCTGTAAAAAGTTTAAAAGCAGAATCCTGATATCATGAGCCGTTCAAAAGAAACCGTCCTCGCTGCCCTGGTGCTGTTGCTGGCTGCGCACGTAAGCGCGCAGCAGACCGTACAGAAATTTATCCGCGAAACGCCTTACCTGCTGTACCTCCCGCAGCAGTATGACGCGAATCCTTCCAAAACCTGGCCGCTGCTGATGTTCCTGCATGGCTCGGGTGAAAGAGGAACGGATGTGGAAAAAGTAAAACAGCACGGCCCGCCGATGTTGATCGAGAAAGGGAAACAGTTCCCCTTCATCGTGGTGTCGCCGCAGGCGCCGGAAGGAAGAGCCTGGGATGCTGCGCTGCTCAAGGAACTGCTGGCCGACGTGCAGAAAAAATACCGCGTGGACGATGACCGTATTTATCTCACCGGTCTCAGTATGGGCGGTTACGGTACCTGGGATTTCGCGATGTCCTCTCCGCAACTGTTTGCGGCCATTGCGCCCATCTGCGGCGGTGGCGACGCTTCAAGGGCATGGCGGCTGAAAAACATACCGGTATGGTGTTTTCATGGCGCCAAAGATTACGTGGTGCCGCTGGATGCGTCGCAACGGATGATAGATGCCGTGAAACCCATTAATAAAAACGTGAAATTCACCATCTACCCGGAAACGGGCCACGACAGCTGGGTAGAAGCCTATAATAACGACAGCCTCTACACCTGGCTGCTCTCGCAGAAACGTTACCGTCACCGGCCGGTGCCGGTTGCGGAAAATGTGCTGAAAACCTATGAAGGCGCCTATGCGGGTCAGAATACGGACACGGTTACCATCGTCCTCGAAAATGGCAAACTGGTTGCCGGTTCCCGTAAAGGCAAAATCGAATTGAAGCCCGGCGCCGACAATATCTTCTTTTTCGATGAGAAAGCTTTCGATCACATGGAGTTCACCCGCAAGCCGGACGGCACGCCAGCGGAGCTTATACTGGTAGGAGACAGGCGGCAGCCGTTCAAAAAGGTCAGATAATTACCGCGTAAAAAGATAACTCACCGAAACGCCGAGGTAACTGCCGGTAAAACTGAACGTGCCCCCTTCCACAGGCTTGTCCGGTAGCGTGAAGCGGTAAGTGCCGGTGGTAGCGTCCGTGAACGACAGGGTGCCTTTCAGGCTGGCGCGGATGGAATGCCCGTACCGGAATTTCCAGGTATGCCCGCCGGACAAATGATAAGTCATCCACGGCTTCCGGTGATTGTCGCTATTCCACTCACCCGATTTGAAAATATAATAACCGTTGTTGTACCACACGGACTCGGCCATGCTCACATCGATCGGCGAGGCATACAGCAGGCTGACGCCGGCCGCAACATGCCAATGGCGTCGATGCTTCACCATCCATCGTTTTTCTACTTCGACGGGCAGTTTCGCATATACCAGATCCATTTCACGCGAACCGGCCCCCAGGTTAGTGAGATCATAGTTCATCGGCGGCGTGAAAGCTTCTTTGGGAACGTTGTAAATGATACTGTGCCCCGTAACGCCGGCGCCCAATCCCACGGTTATCCAAAAGCCGCCCGTCAGCGGGAGGTACGCATTGAACGTTCCTTCGAACGCACCCACGCGGCGGCTATAAAGGCCAAACGGCCGTTTATCGCCGTTGATATCCGCTTTGGCGGCTAAGCCGGCGGTGGCGGTGAAGCCCATGTGCCAGCGGTCGCGTTGGGCGTTGGCAGGAGAGGAGGCCAATGTGATCAGCAAGGTTAAAATACCGGCAGCACGAAGAATGCTGCCGGCGTTCCGGATATTGATCATATCATTCGTTTACTCAGTTGATAGCCAATGTGCCGGTGGCGATGTTGAGCGCGTCAAACGTGGCAAATACCTGGCCCGGCATGGTTTTCCACCAGGTGGCGTATCCCCGCCGCACTTCCTTCATTTCTTTTCTCTTCTTATATCCGTTCACGGGATGGCGTCCGGTGAAGTTCCAGGTGTTGCTGCAGTTATTATCGTAGATGGTGCCTCCGTTGCCGGCTGCAATATGCGCCCTGGAACGTTTCCAGCGGTTGCCGCTTTTTACATAGGAAACAACTTTCCCTTTGGCGCTGCTTCTGACCCATATCGAATTTAAAGCAACTTTCAGTTCGAACTTCCTGCTGCCGTCGGGCGAAGTGAAATTTTTTGTTCTTCTTTTGTTGGAAATGCAGCCGATCAGCATCGGGCTTACCCCGATCGATGCAGGTTGAAGGTCGGTGCTGAGGGTGTATACGGTCGTGCCGATTTTAAGCTGGTAACCGGGGCCGAATACGGTGTTCTCCGAGTTGTCGAACGACATGTCGGAATTGTCGGGGTGGGCGCCCGTCATGTCCGCAGCCAGCCAGTTTTCTTCAATGATCTCCAGTTCTTTCCGTTTGGATGTATAACCCGGGAAGAGATTTTCGAATGCGCGATAGGTGGCGAACTCATCAAATCCGGTGGTCACATCCATGTCATCGAGCTGCTCGGGCGTGAGCGTGGGATACAGATTTTCATAATTGGCATTGTGCGTTTCATAATTGGCGTCCAGCTGGTCAAGCACGGTTTGCAGGTCCGCCTCACTGTTGAAACGCAGGAGGCCGGAGTGATATTCATGTGTGACAATAACGCCCGCATATTGTACGGATTGCTCTCCGCCGGGTTCCTCACATTTCCAGAAAGGTTCGCAGGCGGGGTCGGAACATGGATCGGACAGTCCGTAACAATGCGGGGGAACGGGACTGTTTTGCCGGAGCTCGCTGGCAGACAACATTTTCTCCTCCGCGTCGGGTTTGTTGACGGATTTGTGGCAGGAAACAAATGCAGCCAGGCAGGATGCTAACAAAAGGATTCGGGAATGGTTCATGTGCTTAACGGGATTTGGTTATGAGATCGGATGTAGGATTACGCTGGGCTTTCGATTCATTCTTCAGGCTAACACTGCATTCGGGTCAAATGCATTCCGGGTTACATTTGTTAAAGCTATAAAGAAGCGGATGAATTGTAATACAACGTAAGTGGTATTCAATGGCCGCTACTATCGTTAATCCACACTTTTGTTATCTTTATCGCCAAAGCATTGTTATGGAAGATGCCGCTATCCGGGCGCAAGACCCTCATCATGTACCCGTACCTCCGGAAATCCCACAGATGACTTCGGACAATAAGTCGCGGGCGAAATCAAAACGCTGGTTGAACTGGCTACCGTTTGGCATATTGCTGGGCGGCATAACGTATACCCTGTATACTGCTGCTACTACTGACGTGATCTTCACCTACAAAAATTATGGTGCCATCTTTTTGCTGCTCGCCTGCGCAGTATTCATGGTACTGAAGCCACGCCCCGGTAAAATCCTTCTGCTGATCACGATCCTGCTGGGTACTTTCAATCTCATCGCTTTTACACCAACCGTAGTAACTTATCGATTCTACGTAACCTCACTGAAAATAGGTCCTCCAGCTATACAGGTGTTCTCATTCTTTGTACTGCTGCTGTTTGTAGTTGTGAATTTTGATAAAGTGAAGGCCTGGAAGGGGAAGCTCCTTACCCCGAAAGTTTACGAGAACATGGAGTAACCGCCGCTATCTCGCACTATCCCTTCTCGCCGCATTGCTGCTGTCCCGCTGTTGCATCACCGCGCGGCGCAGACTGTCCTGCCGCCTGCGGAGGAAGCGGTCGCGGAACAGTTCGTTCAGGTGGTTGTAGTCCCGCACATAGGAAAGCCCCACACCGCTCCTGATACGGTTGGAGAGATAATAGGCGTCATAGTCCGTTTTGCTGAATGCGTTGATACGCACGCGCCCGTCGGGCGTCAGCAGGTATTCCACGCGGAAGTCGCCGGCGAAGTTCTGCGATGAGGCGGTGGACGATACGCGTCCCCAATCGTAGTCGCCGCCCACGTACACGCGGATGCGGTTGTTGTAGAAGTTTTTGGTGATGCCCGTGCTCACGAGGTTACGGTCGAACGAACTGTTGGCGCTGTTGCTGAAGTTATACGCCGTATAGTTCACGTTAAAACCGATGCCCGCGTTCTTCAGGAAGGTATTGGAGAAGTTGTTCAGGATGGCGGACGCCTGCGCGCTCAGCGCCTGCCCCACACTGTTTTTACCGGTCACGCCGATGTTGGCGCCGCCGCCGTCCGGCGGTTGGAACTGGCCGGTGGCCAGCAGGAAGGAGATCTGGTACAGGGCCTGGTTCTGATCCTGGTTAATTTCTTTGAGGCGCGATGCGATGCCGCTTTCATATGCCAGCGAGCCTACATCCGGCAGGGTGATCTCGTAAGTGATGGCGGGCTGCATCAGCGAGTTGCGCAGGTACAGCAGGATTTCCACCCGCTCTGAACGGTTCAGCGCATCCGTGCCGCCACCGCCGGTTTGTGCGGCGGTAGACAGGTTGTAGAGGCTTACCTTGGGCAATGAATATTTGGCGGTGATATTCACCTTGGCTTCGGCGGGGTCGCCGTTCCAGGTGATGGTACTGCCCTTGTCGATATCGAACTTCCAGGTAGCCACCCTTTCAAACGTAAAATTGTATTTACCCTGGTTGATCACGTAGTTGCCGTACATGGTGAAATCCCCGTCGAGG
This window encodes:
- a CDS encoding carboxylesterase family protein, coding for MSRSKETVLAALVLLLAAHVSAQQTVQKFIRETPYLLYLPQQYDANPSKTWPLLMFLHGSGERGTDVEKVKQHGPPMLIEKGKQFPFIVVSPQAPEGRAWDAALLKELLADVQKKYRVDDDRIYLTGLSMGGYGTWDFAMSSPQLFAAIAPICGGGDASRAWRLKNIPVWCFHGAKDYVVPLDASQRMIDAVKPINKNVKFTIYPETGHDSWVEAYNNDSLYTWLLSQKRYRHRPVPVAENVLKTYEGAYAGQNTDTVTIVLENGKLVAGSRKGKIELKPGADNIFFFDEKAFDHMEFTRKPDGTPAELILVGDRRQPFKKVR